The window GGAAGCCTTCGTGAAGACCTGCACCCTCCGCGTGGAGAAGGTCTCGCGGGAGCAGCAGGAAACCGACGACTGGCTGGCGACGGTGATCTACCACGCCAACCGGGGGGAGTGGGCCCTCGCGGAAGAGGCCCTCAAGAAACTCCAGGGTCTGAAGGGAAACGATCTCCTGCCCTACCTGGCCGCCGTCGTGGCCTGCGGAAAGGGCGACCTCGCCCGTGCCCGGGCGGCCTTCGCCGAGAGCGTGGACCTGGACCCCGAAAATCGCCGTCGCGGGCGCCACGACCCGGACCTCGAACCCATCCGCGGCGGTTCCGCCGGCAACTGAACCCTTGGAAAATCCACCGCGCGCCGGCGCGGACAAACCGTTGAAATCTTTCGGGGCATGAGCTATCATGCCCCTTTTGTTTTTGCCGACTGCGGCTTCGGGAGGAGCATGCCATGTCTGAGGTTTTCGGGGTTTTAATCCTCGCCGCCGGGAAGGGCACCCGCATGAAATCGGACCTGCCCAAGGTCCTCCACCCCGTCCGGGAGGTCCCCATGCTGGGGTGGGTCCTGGACACCGCCGATTCCCTCGGCCCCGCCTGGACGATCACCGTCATCGGCGCCGGGGCCGAGAAGGTCCAGGATCGGTTCCGCAACCGCGGCCGCTTCGTTCTCCAGGAACCCCAGCTCGGGTCGGGCCACGCGGTGATGCAGGCCGTTCCGCTTCTGGAGGGCGAGGCGGGCGACGTGCTGGTGCTCATGGGCGACGTCCCCCTCCTGCGGCGGCAGACCCTCGAGGCCCTGCTCTCCGAGCACCGGGCGTCCGGGGCGGCTTGCACCGTCCTGACCGCCGTGCCTCCCGAGCCCGGCGCCTACGGCCGGGTGATCCGGGACGACTACGGAAACGTCCGGGCCATCCGGGAAGCCCGGGACGCCAACGAGGCCGAGCGGTCGGTCCGCGAGATCAACACCGGCATCTACGCCTTCGCCGTCACCCCCCTGTGCCGTCACATCCGGCAGCTCAAGGCCGACAATGCCCAGGGTGAGTACTACCTCACGGACCTGGTGGAGATCTTCCACGCCGTGGGCCTGAAGGTCCGGGCCTTCCAGGTCGGCGACCACCGGGAGGTGGCGGGGATCAATCACCGGGGCGACCTGGCCGACGCCGAGCGCGAGCTGGGCCGCCGGATCAACCGGGAGTGGATGCTGGCCGGCGTCACGATGCTCGACCCCGAGCGCACCGACATCGGCCCCGCCGTCCGCCTGGAGCCCGAGGTGGTCCTCCACCCCGGCGTCACGCTCCGGGGCGCCACCACCGTAGCCCGCGGCTGCGAGATCCTCCCCGGGTCTTGGCTGGAGAACACCGTGCTGGAGGCGGACGTCCGGGTGGAGTTCTCGGTCGTCCGGGACTCCGTGATCCGGGCCCGGACCACGGTGGGCCCCTTCGCCCACCTCCGGGGCGGCGCCGTCATCGGGCCTTCCAACCGGATCGGCAACTTCGTGGAGATCAAGAAAACCACCACGGGCGCGGGCACCAAGGCGTCCCACCTGACCTACCTGGGCGACGCCACCGTCGGGGCGGAGGTGAACGTGGGGGCGGGGACCATCACCTGCAACTACGACGGGGTCCGCAAGAACCCCACCGTCATCGAGGATGGGGCTTTCATCGGCAGCGACAGCATCCTCGTGGCCCCCGTGACGGTGGGCCGGGGCGCCTACACCGCCGCCGGGTCCACCGTCACCCGCGACGTGCCCGCCGATGCCCTGGCCGTCGGCCGCGCCCACCAGACCACCGTCGAAGGGTGGGCGGCGAGGCGGCGGCAGAAACTGGCCCAGGAGAAGGCTGCGAAGGGAGAGAAGGAGTGACGTCCATCCTTATCCCCACGCTGTTCCGGGAGGAACTGGATCTCTTTCACGCCGCTGCCGCCCGGGCGAATGCGATCCTGATCACCGCCACCGAGCGGGAGGACGGTGACTCGGTGGCCTCCGAGCTGGCCGTCAGGCACATCCTCGAGCTAAGCTTCCCGGCCGCCGGGAAGACCATCCACATCGTCAACGAGCAGGCATGCCCCGACCGCTATCGCTTCCTCCACGGGGCGGACGGGATCTTGCCCCTGGACGCCGTGGCGGGAAACCGCTACGACCTCGGGGTGGTGGTGGACTGCGGGGCGGACCGTTCCGGCTCGGTCCGGCCGCTGTTTCTCTCCTGCCCGTTCAAGGTGAAGATCGACCACCACTCCTTCGGCAACTCCGGGCAGTACGACGTGTCCATCAGCACCAGCGCCGTGGCGTCCACCACCGAGATCCTGTTCCAGTTCGTGACGCACCCCCGGTGGGCCGTGCCGCTCGACCCGCTCCTCGCCGAGCTGATCTACGTCGGCATCCTGTGCGACACGGGCGCCTTCCGCTACGATCTCACCCGGCCCTCGACCCACGCCATCGCCTCGCGGCTCATCGAGACGGGGTTCGACTTTCCCCGGACCGCCGAGCGAGTGCACCTGGAGCGCAGCTTTCCCATGAAAAAGCTCCTGGGGCGCGTGCTGGACACCCTCGCGGTCGCCCCGCACGGCCGGTACCTCCACGCCGTCATCACCCGGGAGATGATGGCCGGGACCGGGTCCTCCCGCGAGGACGCCGGCGACATCATCGACGAGATCTGCTTCGTCCGCGGGGTGGAGGTCTCCGTCCTCTTCGTCGAGCAGGACGACGGCTCGGTGCGGGTCTCCCTCCGCTCCAAGGGCGACTTCAACGTGGGCGATTTCGCCCGGCGCATCATCGACACGGGCGGCGGGCACCCCCGCGCCGCCGGGTGCTCCTTCGACGGCCCCCTGCCCGAGGTGAAGCGGCATGTCTTCGACCTCCTCGACCGGGAACTGGCGCAGGGGTGACCGTCGCCCCCGGCCCCGCCGGACCCCGCTCGCCCGGCGGTTTCATTCCACTGCGACGGGGTGAGGCACGAGATGACAGGCACTCCCCGAACGGGCCCGAAAAGCCGCCCGCGCGTCCGCCGGCGCGACCTGCTCACCGTCGCCTGCCGCAACCTCGCCGAGAACCGCCTGCGCTCCTTCCTGACCCTCCTCGGGCTGAGCATCGGGGTCATGTCCCTCATCACCGTCATGACCGTCATCCAGGCGGCCAACGACTACGTCGCCACCCGGATCGCCAACCTGGGCACCAACGTCTTCCAGGTCACCAAGCTCGAGGACATCTCCAAGGGAATCGACGCCTTCGTCCGCTCCATGCGCCGCAAGGACATCACCTGGGACCACTTCCTGGCCCTCCGGGCGCGGGTGGGGAGCGCCCGGCGGATCGGGGCCCAGGTCGGCGCCGGCGCCTCGCTCCGGAGCGGGGAGAACGCCGTGGACGAGTGCCAGGTGGACGGCGCCACCGCCAACATGGTGGACATCGGGATCCGCGAGGTGGCCGACGGCCGGTGGTTTTCCGAGGAGGAGCAGCGCTACTCCCGGCGGGTCTGCGTCATCGGCGACGAGATCCGGACCAAGCTCTTCCCCGGCGTGGACCCCCTGGGGAAGGAACTCAAGATCAACCACGTCCCCTACACGGTTCTGGGCGTCTGCAAACCCCTGGGGAACATCTTCGGGATGAGCCAGGACAACTTCGCCGTTGTCCCCGTCACCGCCTGGTTCAAGCAGTTCGGGAGCCGGCGGAGCCTGGAGGTCTTCGTCCAGGCGGACGACCCCCCGCGCTTCGAAAAAGCCATGGACGAGGCCCGCATCGTCCTCCGGGCGGCACGGGGCCGCCGCTACGCCATGGAGGACGACTTCACCTTCCTCACCTCCGACACCACCATCGACCTCTTCCACACCATCACCGACAACTTCTTCCTCGTCTTCCTGATGCTGACCGCCGTGGCGGCGCTGGTGGGCGGCATCGTCATCATGAACATCATGCTGGTCTCGGTCACCGAGCGCACCGTGGAGATCGGGATCCGGCGCGCCATGGGTGCCTCGCGCAAGGACATCCTCCTGCAGTTCCTCACCGAGTCCGTCACCCTCTGCATGGCGGGGGGCGCCCTCGGCGTCGGGTCCGGGTTCCTGGCCGCAACCGCCCTCGGCCGGGCGGCGGGGATGGAAACCTCGGTCCGCCTCTGGGTGGCGGTCTTCGGCGTCGCCCTCTCCAGCGCCATCGGGATGTTCTTCGGCCTCTACCCCGCCTGGAAGGCGGCGGTCATGGACCCGGTGGAAGCCCTCCGGCATGAGCATTGAAGGGGCCGGGCAAACGGAAAAGGAACCTCGAAAGACACGGAAGACACGAAAGAAGAATCCAGAATTCAGAATCCAGAATTCAGAATGCAGGAGGGAGAGACGGGAGGGGCATACAGCCGTTGGGAGACAACCGTCCGCAGGCAGTCGTCAGTGAACAGCCGTCCGCAGGCAGTCGTCGGGAGACGGGGAAAAGGGGACGGCGATGGGCCTGCAGGCCGTAACCGGAGACGCCTCTTCTCCGTGCCTCCGTGCCCCGGTGAGAGACCTTCCGGAAGGTCTTTCCCGATTCACCCTGGGTTTGCTCTTCCGAAGGGCACGCGGAGCGTCCAGGGAACTGCAGCCGGAAAGCCACCCCCCCCGAGGCTTGACACCCGGCCCGATTCCGACTATTGTCGATTCCGATACCCCGTGGATCGGCCCGGGCACATGGCGGCCCCCTTCCGGCCCGCCGGCTCGCCCGCCGACGTCGCGGGACCGGGAGACCCCCATGAACACGAACCCGCCCCGAGACGACCGGCCGCCGCCAACCCGCGGGATGCCGGCCCGCTGCCGGCCCGCCGGTCTGATCATCCTCCTGTTGGCGGGTTTTTGCCCGGGTGAGCCGCCTTCCAGTTCGTCCCCGCCGTCCGGCACCCCCGCGGAAGCCCTGGCGGCCGGGAAGGACCTCGCCGCAAAGGGCCGGTTCGCGGAGGCCCGGGCTGCGTACGAGCGGGCCCTGGAAATGGCCCGGAAGGCATCCGACCGGGCCGCGGAGGGGCAGGCGCTCGTGGGGCTCGGGAACGCCCTCCTGGATTCCGGCGACCCCTCGGCCGGCGATTCCACCCTGCGGCAGGCACTGGATGTCTTCACCGCCCGGGGCGATCTCCCGGGGCGGGCCCTGGCCCTCCAGGGGCTCGGAGACGCGTCCCTGGCCGCGAACGACCTCGCTGCCGCGCTGGAGCGATACGAAAAGGCGCTCGCCCTCCAGCGCGAAACCGGGGACCGGCACGCCCAGGCCGAGACCCTGTACCGCCTGAGCGCCACCCAATACCGGGCCGATCGGTTCCAGGCCGCCATCGAACTCAGCGAGGCCGCCCTTCCCCTGTTCCGCGAGGCGGGGGACGCCCGCGGCGAGGCGGATGCCCTGGCGGGAATCGGCTCGGCCTGCTGCGGCCTCGGACAACCGAGCCGGGCGCTGGAGTGCTACGAGAAAGTCCTCGCCCTGCAGCGCACGTTCGGCGACCGGCAGGGCGAGGCCGTCACGCTCAACAACCTCGCCGGCATTCTGGACGACCTTGGCGAAAAGACCCGGGCGCTGGCCTGTTGCGAACAATCCCTCGCCCTCCGGCGCCAGGTGTGCGACGTCCGGGGCGAGGCCATCACCCTGAGCCGGATGGGGTCGCTCTACGACGATCTCGGCCAGAAGGCCCGGGCACTGGAGTGCTACGAAAATGCCCTCCCCCTCCGCCGGGAAGCGAAGGACCGGCGGGGAGAAGCTTACACCCTGAACAACATCGGCCTGGTCTACGCCGACCTGGGGCAGAAAGACCGCGCCGTGGAGTTCTACGAGAAAGCGCTCCCCATCCTCAGGGAAGTGGGGGACCGGCGGACCGAGGCCGTGACGCTTCAGAACCTGGGCGTGGTCTACGACGACCTCGGCCGGAAGGCCCGGGCGGTGGAGTACTTCGAGAAGGCCCTCCCCCTGCTGCGCGCGATCCCCGACCGGCGCAACGAGGCGGTGACGGTGCACAACCTCGGCCAGGTGTACCAGAGCCTCGGCCAGCTGGCGAAGGCGATCGATCTCTACGAGAAGGCCCTGGCCGTCGCCCGTGAGCAGAAGGACCCGCGGGGCGAGGGCATCGCCCTGCTCAACATCGGGGCGGCCCTCCAGAGAATCGGGGAGAACGCCCGAGCGATGGAGCACTTCGAGCGGGCCCTTCCCCTTCTCCGGAACGTCGGCGACCGGCGCAGCGAGGCGGCTGTCCTGGGCGGCATCGGCACCATCCGCTTCATCCTCGGCGACGGGGACCCGGCGCTGGAGTGCTTCGACCGGGCCATCGAGCTCAAACGGGCGGTGGGGGACCGCAACGGGGAAGGATTGATGTTGAACAACCTCGGCGCCGCCTGCTTCAAGCTGGGCCGGCGTGACCGGGCCGAGGCGTGCTTTCGCCGGAGCCTGCCGATCCTTCGGGAGGTTGGTGACCGGACGAGCCAGGCCGCCACGCTCAGTTTCCTGATGAAGGTGGCCGAGGACCGGGGTTTCCGTTACCTCGCGGTTTTACTGGGCAAACAGTCGATCCGCCTGTGCCAGGAAGTCCGGGGGGACCTCCGGCGGCTGGGCCCGGAAATCCGCCGGTCCTACCTCGAGACCGTCCAGTCCGCCTACCGCAACCTCGCCTCCAGCCTGCTGCGTCTGAAGCGGCCCGCCGAGGCCCACCAAGTCCTGTCCCTCCTGAAGGAACAGGAGTATTTCGATTTCACCCAGGGGGCGGATTTCGCGGGTGGAGCCGTTCTCACCGCCGATTTCACACCGCTGGAGCAGAGGATGGACCGACGGCTCCAGGAGGCCCTCGGGGAGGCAGCCCGGGTCGGGGGCGACCTCACGGTCCTTCAGTTTCGCCAGCGGCGAACATCGGGGGAGGAAACCCGCCTGGCCGAACTCGCCGCCGCTTATGAAAATACCCGGAAAGCCTGGGAAAGGGGCCTGGACGCCACCGGGGCCGAGATGGAGACGGAGGGGCCCCGGGAAGCCCCCTTGGTCCCGTCCTCCGTGAGGGAACTCTGGAAGGATCTGCACGCACTGGGACGGGGCACGGCCGTGGTGTACACCCTCCTGGCCCCGGACCGGGCCTGGCTCGTGGGGCTGACCCCCGGCGACCTCCGGTTCTGGGAGGTGGAGCTTCCCGTTGAAAGCCTGAAGTCCACCCTCGAAGCGTTTCACCGCCGGCTCCAGTCTCCGGGCTCGGACCCCCGCCCCACCGGGAAGAAACTCTACGACGCCCTGGTGGCGCCCCTGAAAAGCTGGCGGCAGGAGAAAAAGGTTCACCGGATTCTCTGGTCACTGGACGGGGTCCTCCGCTACGTTCCCCCCGGCGCGCTCTGGAGCGGGACGCACTACCTGGTGGAGGAGTTGCCTGTCTCCGTCTTCACGCCCGCCGCCCGGCTCCGTGCGAACCCTTCCCACGGGCCCCGGCAGGCCCTGGCGGCGGGGGTCTCGAAGGCGATCGGGGATTTCCCGGCCCTGGAAGGGGTACCGGCCGAGTTGCGTTGCGTGGTCCGGCAGGAGAACGGCCCGGACGGCGCCCTCCCCGGCCGGGTACTCCTGGACGGCGACTTCACCGAGGCGAGGCTTCGGGAGGGCCTGGGGACCGGATGCTCCGTGCTTCACCTGGCCAGTCACTTCCAGTTCAGCCCCGAGGGCGAGCGGGAATCCTTTCTGTTGCTGGGGGACGGCACCCGTCTTAGCCTGGAGGCCATGCGAGCGGGAGAGCCGCTGTTCCGGGGCCTGGACCTGCTGACGCTCTCCGCCTGCCAGACGGGCGTGGGAGGAATGGGGGCCATGGGGGACGAGGTCGAGGGGTTCGGCGTCATGGCGCAGCGGCAGGGGGCCCGGTCCGTGATCGCCACGCTCTGGCCCGTGACCGACGACAGCACCCGCGCCCTGATGCAGCGTTTCTACCGGGCCTGGGCCCGGCGGGGCGCCGCCCGCTCCGACGCGCTCCGGGAAGCCCAACTGGCCCTGCTCCGGGGGAAAGCCACGGTCCATCTCCCCGGGAGCGGGCGCGGGGACGCACCGGACGAGGGGAGCAAGGTCGGTTCCCGCCGCTTCGTGCCCCCGAAAAGCGCCCCCTGCGCCCACCCGTACTACTGGGCGTCCTTCATCCTGATGGGGAACTGGAAGTGAGAGGTTATAGGCTGTAGGCTGTAGGCTGTAGGCTGTAGGTCCGGAGGGGTTCCCATCGGTATCGGTATCGGTATCGCAATCGCCGTCGCGGGGAAACCCGTTCGTACGTGCCGTCCCGGCGCGGATCCCGCCCCGCCCGTTCGTACGCGCCGTCCCGACGGGGATTTCCCTGCAAATGGACGCACGTCAAAACGGTTTTACGGTTATTTCGGTCCCGTCGTGCATCGGAACAATGCCGTGCCCCCGCCGCCTTCGGGGCGGGTTCGGAAAGGTTTTGGCGCACGGATCCCCGGGGCGGCGCCGCGGACGCTCGACACGTCGTCGCGCTCTGCTTGGGTTCGCCGGCGTCCGCGGCTTGCCCCGGGCTGAAACGCCTTTCCCCTGCGGGGAATAGGGGCGGGGGGGGCACAAATCAAATCAGGATCGGACGTTCGAGGGCCCCGGTCGGGAGCGGACGTTCGAGCCGCCCAACCGGGATCAGACGTTCGAGAGCTTCGATCGGCATCGGACACTCGCGGAACTCAACCGGAAACGGCGCTTCGAGGGACCTGCCCTCCCCGAAGGGGAGGGGGCGTCCCAGCCGGGGGCAAGGCGCGGGCGCCGGCCTCGAACGTGTAGCGAGCCTCTCGTCCGGAGCGCCCGCGTCGCCGCCCCCGGAACGCGGCAGCGGAGGAAGAAAACGCACCCTGAAAGGGTGCGGGGAAGGCGGGTTTTCCGGCCAGGGCCGTCTTCTATAGCGGGCTTTGCGCCTGGCCAGAGCCGGTCCGAATCTTGATCTCGCCAAGGAGCAACGCTCGCAAAGAAAACCCTTTCCGGGAAGCGCTCGGGGTTGCGATGGGCTGGTGATGGGGCCGCGCCGCTTCGGCGGCCTGCGCGGCGCGGTCAAAGCGGCGCTCCGGAAGCCTGCGCGCCGCACTCCCCAGGACAGGCGGAAAGTGACAGGCCGCGGGTTGCGGGTCGGAGGGGACGCCCATACCGACTGCCCGCGCCGACTGCGATAACGATTCCGGAACCCTTTACGGCCCCGAGACGCTTACCGGCGCTGACCCCTCCGAACCTGCAGCCTACAGCCTACAGCCTATTCCCCGTACCCTTCCAGGATCTCCACCTGCAGGAGGACCAGGTCCAGGATGTTGATACGGCCGTCGCCGTTGAGGTCCGCGTCGGGATCGTCCGGCTCGTCCTGCCGAAGGATACGCTCGAGGAGCAGGGTGTCGGCGGCGGTCAGTTCCTCGTCCCCGTCCAGGTCGCCCCAGCGGCAGAGGGGGAAGGGGGCGCTCACGGCGGCGGGCCACCCGCTGGGGTGGCAGACCTTCAACCGGCACGCGGGGGCGAAGGCGCCCGGCACGACCCAGGGGTAGACCCCGGAATTGGC of the Acidobacteriota bacterium genome contains:
- a CDS encoding ABC transporter permease; this translates as MTGTPRTGPKSRPRVRRRDLLTVACRNLAENRLRSFLTLLGLSIGVMSLITVMTVIQAANDYVATRIANLGTNVFQVTKLEDISKGIDAFVRSMRRKDITWDHFLALRARVGSARRIGAQVGAGASLRSGENAVDECQVDGATANMVDIGIREVADGRWFSEEEQRYSRRVCVIGDEIRTKLFPGVDPLGKELKINHVPYTVLGVCKPLGNIFGMSQDNFAVVPVTAWFKQFGSRRSLEVFVQADDPPRFEKAMDEARIVLRAARGRRYAMEDDFTFLTSDTTIDLFHTITDNFFLVFLMLTAVAALVGGIVIMNIMLVSVTERTVEIGIRRAMGASRKDILLQFLTESVTLCMAGGALGVGSGFLAATALGRAAGMETSVRLWVAVFGVALSSAIGMFFGLYPAWKAAVMDPVEALRHEH
- the glmU gene encoding bifunctional UDP-N-acetylglucosamine diphosphorylase/glucosamine-1-phosphate N-acetyltransferase GlmU, with protein sequence MSEVFGVLILAAGKGTRMKSDLPKVLHPVREVPMLGWVLDTADSLGPAWTITVIGAGAEKVQDRFRNRGRFVLQEPQLGSGHAVMQAVPLLEGEAGDVLVLMGDVPLLRRQTLEALLSEHRASGAACTVLTAVPPEPGAYGRVIRDDYGNVRAIREARDANEAERSVREINTGIYAFAVTPLCRHIRQLKADNAQGEYYLTDLVEIFHAVGLKVRAFQVGDHREVAGINHRGDLADAERELGRRINREWMLAGVTMLDPERTDIGPAVRLEPEVVLHPGVTLRGATTVARGCEILPGSWLENTVLEADVRVEFSVVRDSVIRARTTVGPFAHLRGGAVIGPSNRIGNFVEIKKTTTGAGTKASHLTYLGDATVGAEVNVGAGTITCNYDGVRKNPTVIEDGAFIGSDSILVAPVTVGRGAYTAAGSTVTRDVPADALAVGRAHQTTVEGWAARRRQKLAQEKAAKGEKE
- a CDS encoding bifunctional oligoribonuclease/PAP phosphatase NrnA, translating into MTSILIPTLFREELDLFHAAAARANAILITATEREDGDSVASELAVRHILELSFPAAGKTIHIVNEQACPDRYRFLHGADGILPLDAVAGNRYDLGVVVDCGADRSGSVRPLFLSCPFKVKIDHHSFGNSGQYDVSISTSAVASTTEILFQFVTHPRWAVPLDPLLAELIYVGILCDTGAFRYDLTRPSTHAIASRLIETGFDFPRTAERVHLERSFPMKKLLGRVLDTLAVAPHGRYLHAVITREMMAGTGSSREDAGDIIDEICFVRGVEVSVLFVEQDDGSVRVSLRSKGDFNVGDFARRIIDTGGGHPRAAGCSFDGPLPEVKRHVFDLLDRELAQG
- a CDS encoding tetratricopeptide repeat protein, yielding MNTNPPRDDRPPPTRGMPARCRPAGLIILLLAGFCPGEPPSSSSPPSGTPAEALAAGKDLAAKGRFAEARAAYERALEMARKASDRAAEGQALVGLGNALLDSGDPSAGDSTLRQALDVFTARGDLPGRALALQGLGDASLAANDLAAALERYEKALALQRETGDRHAQAETLYRLSATQYRADRFQAAIELSEAALPLFREAGDARGEADALAGIGSACCGLGQPSRALECYEKVLALQRTFGDRQGEAVTLNNLAGILDDLGEKTRALACCEQSLALRRQVCDVRGEAITLSRMGSLYDDLGQKARALECYENALPLRREAKDRRGEAYTLNNIGLVYADLGQKDRAVEFYEKALPILREVGDRRTEAVTLQNLGVVYDDLGRKARAVEYFEKALPLLRAIPDRRNEAVTVHNLGQVYQSLGQLAKAIDLYEKALAVAREQKDPRGEGIALLNIGAALQRIGENARAMEHFERALPLLRNVGDRRSEAAVLGGIGTIRFILGDGDPALECFDRAIELKRAVGDRNGEGLMLNNLGAACFKLGRRDRAEACFRRSLPILREVGDRTSQAATLSFLMKVAEDRGFRYLAVLLGKQSIRLCQEVRGDLRRLGPEIRRSYLETVQSAYRNLASSLLRLKRPAEAHQVLSLLKEQEYFDFTQGADFAGGAVLTADFTPLEQRMDRRLQEALGEAARVGGDLTVLQFRQRRTSGEETRLAELAAAYENTRKAWERGLDATGAEMETEGPREAPLVPSSVRELWKDLHALGRGTAVVYTLLAPDRAWLVGLTPGDLRFWEVELPVESLKSTLEAFHRRLQSPGSDPRPTGKKLYDALVAPLKSWRQEKKVHRILWSLDGVLRYVPPGALWSGTHYLVEELPVSVFTPAARLRANPSHGPRQALAAGVSKAIGDFPALEGVPAELRCVVRQENGPDGALPGRVLLDGDFTEARLREGLGTGCSVLHLASHFQFSPEGERESFLLLGDGTRLSLEAMRAGEPLFRGLDLLTLSACQTGVGGMGAMGDEVEGFGVMAQRQGARSVIATLWPVTDDSTRALMQRFYRAWARRGAARSDALREAQLALLRGKATVHLPGSGRGDAPDEGSKVGSRRFVPPKSAPCAHPYYWASFILMGNWK